One genomic window of Roseobacter ponti includes the following:
- a CDS encoding DUF4034 domain-containing protein — MAHDGDISGVSEALGQAQQDYLDGYLDADDIRALFAVFKTTDRQVIAFISDWLAAEPDAPMPNVARADSLEHSAWLVRGISASRELHEDALRDFAIMVRESGARARAAWEADPDLIPASDAVINQANLTGKTGDPRAVIDHVLGTRPNWGTLRRSLYLTHPGYNGSARMLDDLCEHYAPMLPQDRYDLEFRCKFWGAMSYHAEERSDWLDANVDTSRDPYLDLQRVYVIVYLASRGQATREQIAFARRIMEASGQTDVLKATDYDRFIARSNGFASVKGKVERARARQARELLENDPYHHELLDAASITMVAGPFQADGTQQYVALPEAPDNALLLEYVRRRLLSRPYDPALWSNYADGIRQRGRPEDFLAGDIHYENAAYYSYHDPAVLTQIVNWRIMQWEMVEMDATGQLPPEWSRVIRDTDTDYHVLCPFLRAHRLLRARCETEEHTSSPACNPEDHVVAG; from the coding sequence ATGGCGCATGACGGAGATATCTCCGGTGTCAGCGAAGCCCTTGGTCAGGCCCAGCAGGACTATCTCGACGGTTATCTCGACGCAGACGACATTCGCGCGCTTTTTGCCGTTTTTAAAACTACCGACAGGCAGGTCATTGCATTTATCAGCGATTGGCTGGCGGCTGAGCCCGACGCCCCTATGCCCAACGTCGCGCGTGCAGACAGTCTTGAACACAGTGCATGGCTCGTGCGCGGTATCTCGGCCAGCCGGGAGCTACACGAGGATGCGCTGCGTGATTTTGCCATTATGGTCCGCGAAAGCGGCGCGCGGGCTCGGGCTGCCTGGGAGGCCGATCCGGATCTGATCCCGGCATCGGACGCGGTAATCAACCAAGCCAACCTGACCGGCAAGACCGGCGACCCGCGCGCGGTCATCGACCATGTCTTGGGCACACGGCCCAACTGGGGCACCCTCCGGCGATCTCTTTATCTCACACATCCGGGTTATAACGGCTCGGCGCGGATGCTCGACGACCTCTGCGAACACTACGCACCCATGCTGCCACAGGACCGCTATGATCTGGAATTCAGATGCAAGTTCTGGGGTGCCATGTCCTATCACGCAGAAGAACGCAGCGACTGGCTTGACGCAAACGTTGACACCTCGCGCGACCCCTATCTCGATCTGCAGCGCGTGTACGTCATTGTGTATCTCGCCAGTCGCGGACAAGCGACGCGTGAACAGATCGCCTTTGCCCGGCGCATCATGGAAGCTTCCGGGCAGACTGATGTTCTCAAAGCAACGGATTACGACCGGTTCATTGCACGTTCCAACGGGTTTGCCTCGGTGAAGGGTAAGGTGGAGCGCGCCCGCGCCCGGCAAGCGCGCGAACTCCTGGAAAATGACCCCTATCATCATGAGCTGCTCGACGCGGCGAGCATCACGATGGTTGCAGGGCCCTTCCAGGCGGATGGCACACAACAGTATGTCGCCCTGCCGGAGGCACCCGACAACGCATTGTTGCTGGAGTATGTACGGCGCAGATTGCTATCGCGGCCCTATGACCCGGCGCTCTGGAGCAACTATGCGGATGGTATCCGCCAACGGGGCCGGCCCGAAGATTTCCTCGCCGGTGACATCCATTACGAAAACGCCGCTTACTATTCTTATCACGATCCTGCGGTACTCACGCAGATCGTCAACTGGCGCATCATGCAGTGGGAAATGGTGGAAATGGATGCAACTGGTCAGCTACCGCCTGAGTGGTCCCGCGTGATCAGAGATACGGATACCGACTACCACGTGCTTTGTCCCTTTTTACGCGCTCATCGCCTGCTGCGGGCGAGGTGCGAAACCGAGGAACATACCAGTTCACCGGCTTGTAACCCGGAAGATCACGTGGTTGCCGGCTAA
- a CDS encoding carboxypeptidase M32 — protein sequence MTAEYDALMDFVRETEALAAISGRLEWDQETMMPRGAAPQRGAEMAALEGVLHARRTDPRMGDWLSASEESATDDVARAQLRHIRRSFERTSKVPARLAAEIARVTSETQGIWADARAGDDFETFAPALEKVIALKREEGAALAGDGDLYDAMLQDYEPGTTAADLEAMFGALRPELTDLRAAVREARAPARLTGIFDETAQMRLTRKLAKAFGYDMTHGRVDKAVHPFSSGSGLDVRITTRTSETDPFNCFYSTIHEVGHACYEQNISRGYLLTPLGQGVSMGVHESQSRIYENQLGRSRAFTGWLYGEMRDAFGDFGIPDEESFYGTVNRVSDGYIRTEADELQYNLHVLMRFDLERALVSGDLSVADLEAAWNDRFEADFGYRVDRPANGVLQDVHWAVGLLGYFPTYSLGNVYAGCLHEALRAALPDLDSQLARGETSGATAWLADNVQTHGGLFEPRDVIARARGAEPSEAPLLAYLKEKFTGIYGL from the coding sequence ATGACCGCTGAATATGACGCGCTGATGGATTTCGTCCGCGAGACCGAAGCTCTGGCCGCGATTTCAGGGCGTCTGGAATGGGATCAGGAAACGATGATGCCACGCGGGGCTGCACCCCAGCGGGGCGCGGAAATGGCAGCGCTCGAAGGCGTGCTGCATGCCCGCCGCACAGATCCGCGCATGGGCGACTGGCTTTCGGCCTCCGAGGAGAGTGCCACAGACGACGTGGCACGCGCGCAGCTGCGCCATATTCGCCGCAGCTTTGAGCGGACCTCAAAAGTGCCCGCGCGACTTGCAGCTGAGATTGCGCGCGTGACCTCCGAGACCCAGGGCATCTGGGCGGATGCCCGCGCCGGGGACGATTTTGAGACATTCGCACCGGCGCTGGAAAAGGTCATCGCGCTCAAACGCGAAGAAGGTGCAGCGCTGGCCGGCGACGGCGATCTCTATGATGCCATGCTGCAGGATTATGAACCCGGGACCACGGCCGCAGATCTGGAAGCCATGTTCGGCGCGCTGCGGCCTGAGCTCACGGATCTGCGTGCCGCCGTGCGCGAGGCCAGAGCGCCCGCGCGACTGACCGGCATATTTGACGAGACCGCACAGATGCGGCTTACCCGCAAACTGGCCAAAGCCTTTGGCTATGACATGACCCATGGGCGGGTCGACAAGGCCGTGCACCCGTTCAGTTCAGGCTCCGGGCTGGATGTTCGCATCACCACGCGCACCAGCGAGACCGATCCTTTCAACTGTTTTTATTCGACGATCCACGAGGTCGGCCATGCCTGCTATGAGCAGAACATCAGCCGCGGCTATCTGCTGACACCGCTGGGGCAGGGCGTGTCGATGGGCGTGCACGAAAGCCAGAGCCGGATCTATGAAAACCAGCTTGGCCGCAGTCGCGCTTTCACCGGCTGGCTCTATGGCGAAATGCGCGATGCCTTCGGCGATTTTGGCATCCCCGATGAGGAAAGCTTTTACGGCACCGTAAACCGGGTTTCGGACGGGTACATCCGCACCGAAGCTGATGAGTTGCAGTATAACCTGCATGTTCTCATGCGATTTGATCTCGAACGCGCGCTCGTATCGGGCGATCTGTCGGTCGCAGACCTTGAGGCTGCCTGGAATGACCGGTTTGAAGCCGATTTCGGGTACAGAGTGGACAGGCCCGCCAACGGTGTTTTGCAGGATGTGCACTGGGCCGTCGGGCTGCTGGGGTATTTTCCGACCTACAGTCTCGGCAATGTCTACGCCGGCTGCCTGCATGAGGCGCTGCGCGCAGCTCTGCCGGATCTCGACAGCCAGCTCGCAAGGGGCGAGACATCGGGTGCTACCGCATGGCTTGCGGATAACGTTCAGACCCACGGCGGGCTCTTTGAGCCGCGCGACGTCATCGCCCGCGCCCGCGGAGCTGAACCGTCTGAGGCGCCGCTGCTGGCCTATCTCAAAGAGAAATTCACCGGGATCTACGGTCTCTGA
- the ctaA gene encoding heme A synthase translates to MSKKRSIFEEVGTGDTARPQAQPGLIDRGQRAGRSAIRAWLMVLFALVIVMIAVGGLTRLTDSGLSITEWRPLTGALPPLSQADWETEFAKYQEIDEFRIQNQWMELADFKVIYWWEWGHRQLGRVIGLVWAAGFAWFAVRRQIPAGWTPKLLLLGVLGGAQGAIGWWMVASGVTRGEGMVDVASYRLATHLGLAFVILGAITWYVLQLGRKPGDLLQSRRAREAKQWGLSTGLLHFTFLQILIGALVAGIDAGRSYTDWPLMGGQIFPASAFALEPVWRNFFESPGLVQFIHRITGYLLAGFTVVVWLRGRRSSHADTRFAFNAVMAAMSLQIVLGIVTVLYGAPAGIAIFHQLLAVLVWVLILRARFLSGYPIATSLRGKTA, encoded by the coding sequence ATGAGCAAAAAGCGCAGCATCTTTGAGGAAGTGGGCACCGGCGACACGGCCCGCCCGCAGGCACAGCCGGGACTGATCGACCGCGGACAACGTGCCGGTCGGTCAGCCATCCGCGCCTGGCTGATGGTGCTCTTTGCGCTGGTGATCGTGATGATCGCGGTGGGCGGTCTGACACGGCTCACCGACAGCGGGCTCAGCATCACCGAATGGCGCCCTCTGACCGGCGCACTGCCGCCCCTGAGCCAGGCGGATTGGGAAACCGAGTTTGCAAAGTATCAGGAGATCGACGAATTTCGCATCCAGAACCAGTGGATGGAACTGGCCGATTTCAAAGTCATCTACTGGTGGGAATGGGGCCACCGGCAGCTCGGGCGCGTGATCGGTCTGGTCTGGGCCGCGGGTTTTGCCTGGTTTGCCGTGCGCCGGCAGATCCCTGCGGGCTGGACACCGAAGCTGCTGCTCCTCGGTGTGCTTGGCGGCGCGCAGGGCGCGATCGGCTGGTGGATGGTTGCCTCAGGGGTGACCCGGGGCGAGGGCATGGTGGATGTCGCCAGCTACCGGCTGGCCACGCACCTCGGGCTGGCCTTTGTCATCCTCGGGGCAATCACCTGGTACGTGCTGCAGCTTGGCCGCAAGCCTGGCGATCTGCTGCAGTCGCGGCGCGCACGTGAGGCAAAGCAATGGGGCCTCTCGACAGGGCTTTTACACTTCACCTTTCTGCAGATCCTCATCGGCGCGCTGGTCGCAGGCATTGACGCCGGGCGCAGCTATACCGACTGGCCGCTGATGGGCGGTCAGATCTTTCCTGCCAGCGCCTTTGCGCTGGAGCCGGTCTGGCGCAACTTTTTTGAAAGCCCCGGTCTGGTGCAGTTCATCCACCGCATCACCGGCTATCTGCTGGCGGGTTTCACCGTGGTCGTCTGGCTGCGCGGGCGCCGCTCATCGCATGCGGATACACGCTTTGCGTTTAACGCCGTAATGGCGGCGATGAGCCTGCAGATCGTTCTGGGCATCGTGACCGTGCTTTACGGCGCCCCGGCGGGCATCGCAATTTTTCACCAGCTGCTGGCCGTGCTCGTCTGGGTGCTGATCCTGCGCGCCCGTTTCCTGAGCGGCTATCCCATTGCAACATCTCTGCGAGGCAAAACCGCATGA
- a CDS encoding RNA methyltransferase, with protein sequence MSEQPDRDPSATPAFVLVRPQMGENIGAAARAMLNFGLEHMRVVAPRDGWPSQPAVAMASGAGRVLDNALLSDELAESIGDCSYVFATTARTRDLTKPVFSPEAAMALAAEKIAAGGRVAVLFGPERAGLENEDIARASAIISVPVNPEFPSLNLAQCVLLTGYEWMRASGSVAHEQAGLAGTSPAPVIEIERLAEHYEERLEAAGFFFPEHKSRSMRVNLRNMWSRMPLTRADVQMLHGVLRQLLRDRTRDG encoded by the coding sequence ATGTCTGAGCAGCCTGATCGAGACCCTTCCGCAACGCCTGCCTTTGTGCTGGTGCGCCCGCAGATGGGCGAAAACATCGGTGCGGCAGCACGCGCGATGCTGAACTTCGGTCTGGAACACATGCGCGTCGTGGCCCCGCGCGACGGCTGGCCCAGCCAGCCAGCGGTGGCAATGGCCAGCGGTGCGGGCAGGGTGCTCGACAACGCGCTCCTCAGCGACGAACTGGCGGAGAGCATCGGTGACTGTTCTTATGTTTTCGCCACCACCGCACGCACGCGCGATCTGACCAAACCGGTTTTCAGCCCCGAAGCCGCGATGGCGCTGGCCGCAGAGAAAATCGCAGCGGGAGGGCGCGTCGCGGTGCTTTTCGGACCGGAACGTGCGGGGCTTGAAAACGAGGATATCGCACGGGCCAGTGCAATTATCTCGGTGCCCGTCAATCCGGAATTTCCATCCCTTAATCTGGCGCAATGTGTGCTGTTGACGGGATACGAATGGATGCGCGCCTCGGGCAGCGTCGCCCATGAGCAGGCCGGTCTCGCCGGCACCTCACCCGCCCCGGTCATCGAGATCGAAAGGCTGGCCGAACACTATGAAGAGCGGCTCGAAGCAGCCGGCTTTTTCTTTCCCGAGCACAAGTCACGCTCAATGCGGGTCAATCTGCGCAACATGTGGAGCCGGATGCCGCTGACCCGTGCCGATGTGCAGATGCTGCACGGCGTGCTGCGGCAGCTGCTGCGCGACCGCACACGCGACGGATAG
- a CDS encoding thiamine phosphate synthase, translated as MDTPETPQIYLITPPEFELSTFPDLLARILDTHTVACVRLDLASRDEDRLSRAADVLREVTHARDIALVMAEHTMLADRLGLDGVHLRDAARSVRDTRKALGDDAIVGAFCAQSRHDGMAAGEAGADYVSFGPVQAGALGDGSFVDPELFEWWSEVIEVPVVAEGALDEASVARLAPYSDFFGIGEEIWKTDDPDAALGALIRAMG; from the coding sequence ATGGATACGCCCGAGACCCCGCAGATTTATCTTATCACCCCGCCGGAATTTGAGCTGAGCACCTTTCCCGATCTTCTCGCGCGCATCCTGGATACCCACACGGTGGCCTGTGTCCGGCTCGATCTCGCATCACGCGACGAAGACCGTCTGTCACGCGCCGCCGATGTGCTTCGCGAGGTGACGCATGCCCGCGACATCGCTCTGGTGATGGCAGAGCATACGATGCTTGCGGACCGTCTGGGACTTGACGGTGTCCATCTGAGGGATGCCGCGCGCTCGGTGCGCGACACCCGCAAAGCGCTTGGCGATGATGCGATAGTCGGTGCCTTTTGTGCGCAGTCGCGGCACGACGGCATGGCCGCAGGCGAGGCCGGGGCCGATTATGTCAGCTTCGGTCCGGTGCAGGCAGGTGCGCTGGGGGATGGCAGCTTCGTTGACCCTGAGCTTTTTGAGTGGTGGTCCGAAGTGATCGAAGTGCCGGTTGTGGCCGAAGGCGCACTGGATGAAGCCTCGGTCGCGCGGCTGGCACCCTATTCGGATTTTTTCGGCATTGGCGAAGAGATCTGGAAAACCGATGACCCTGACGCAGCACTCGGTGCGCTGATCAGGGCCATGGGCTGA
- a CDS encoding HupE/UreJ family protein has product MANTLRILLIKLAFLGLLSTHALVASSGSAVAHELVPTIVDMERTDDETLTLSMRVNIEAFLSGIDLDAVADTDEVAEGADYDSLRALSAEALRERLPDLVAAWNAVPLAETDGPLTFAIDTVEIPEGVDPELARISILTLAAPMDPAATTVTVNWPDGGGAMVLRQQGVDAPYTGYLAGGESSIAVNLAGGDAQDAGGAFLSYIPVGFDHILPKGLDHILFVLGLFFLSTRWRPLLFQVTAFTLAHTVTLALGALGLVNVPGSIVEPLIAASIVYVAVENVFHKGLSRWRPAVIFGFGLLHGLGFASVLAEFGLPEDQFIPALIGFNVGVELGQLTVIALAALLLFISVRLARRMDLDPAEAAATTYPVMFRSVSVPASLLIAAVGAWWTIERVFF; this is encoded by the coding sequence ATGGCAAATACCCTTCGCATCCTTCTCATCAAGCTGGCCTTTCTGGGTCTTTTGTCAACTCACGCTCTTGTGGCGTCTTCCGGATCCGCCGTGGCGCATGAGCTTGTGCCGACAATCGTGGACATGGAACGCACGGATGATGAGACACTCACCCTGTCCATGCGCGTGAACATTGAGGCGTTCCTCTCCGGTATCGATCTGGATGCGGTGGCGGACACGGATGAGGTCGCGGAGGGTGCCGATTACGACAGTCTGCGCGCGCTGAGCGCGGAGGCCCTGCGTGAGCGGCTGCCCGATCTGGTGGCGGCATGGAACGCGGTGCCCCTTGCTGAAACTGACGGTCCGCTGACCTTCGCCATCGACACGGTGGAAATTCCTGAAGGCGTCGATCCAGAACTCGCGCGTATTTCAATCCTGACCCTCGCGGCGCCGATGGACCCGGCAGCAACCACCGTGACGGTTAACTGGCCCGATGGTGGCGGTGCGATGGTGCTGCGCCAGCAGGGGGTCGATGCGCCTTACACCGGGTATCTGGCGGGCGGCGAGAGCAGTATCGCGGTCAACCTGGCCGGCGGCGACGCACAGGACGCAGGCGGGGCATTTCTAAGCTATATCCCGGTCGGCTTTGACCACATACTGCCCAAAGGCCTCGACCATATCCTTTTCGTGCTGGGCCTCTTTTTCCTCAGTACCCGCTGGCGCCCGCTTCTGTTCCAGGTCACTGCCTTTACCCTCGCGCATACGGTGACGCTCGCACTTGGCGCGCTTGGCCTCGTGAATGTGCCGGGCAGCATTGTCGAACCGCTGATCGCTGCCTCTATTGTCTACGTCGCGGTCGAGAACGTTTTTCACAAGGGACTGAGCCGATGGCGACCTGCCGTGATTTTCGGCTTCGGTTTGCTGCACGGGCTCGGTTTTGCGTCCGTCCTCGCCGAATTCGGCCTGCCGGAGGACCAGTTCATCCCGGCGCTCATCGGCTTTAATGTCGGCGTTGAACTGGGACAGCTGACCGTGATCGCGCTGGCGGCGCTCCTGCTCTTTATCTCCGTGCGGCTGGCGCGCCGCATGGACCTTGATCCCGCAGAGGCGGCAGCCACAACCTATCCGGTGATGTTCCGGTCTGTATCGGTGCCGGCTTCGCTTCTGATTGCTGCAGTCGGTGCATGGTGGACGATCGAGCGGGTCTTCTTCTGA
- a CDS encoding DUF4198 domain-containing protein, whose product MIKRLFLLIVLVQGVPALAHEFWIEPQQYQVQSGNELVADLKNGENFEGVSLGWFENNFSRFEIVSGDAVIPVPGRAGDFPALRVEAPGEGLAIILHETTPASLKYDEWQKFLNFAEHKAFDTAGAQHIENGWPQEGFRESYTRHAKALVAVGSGAGSDRAFGLETEIVALANPYAAGFDGRMPVRVLYQGAPRTGAQVEVFDRAPDGSVTVSLAQTDDSGTTEITVTPGHDYLLDAVVLRESPEAGTAENAPVWETLWAALTFSVPQ is encoded by the coding sequence ATGATAAAACGTCTTTTCCTGTTGATCGTGCTTGTTCAGGGAGTTCCCGCACTTGCACATGAATTCTGGATCGAACCTCAGCAATATCAAGTCCAAAGCGGAAATGAACTGGTCGCTGACCTCAAAAACGGTGAAAACTTCGAAGGAGTTTCACTGGGGTGGTTCGAAAATAACTTCTCCCGCTTTGAAATCGTGTCGGGCGATGCGGTTATTCCGGTGCCGGGCCGGGCCGGTGATTTTCCCGCCCTGAGGGTTGAGGCCCCGGGAGAGGGCCTTGCGATTATTCTGCATGAAACCACGCCGGCCAGTCTGAAATATGATGAATGGCAGAAATTCCTGAACTTTGCAGAGCACAAAGCCTTTGATACCGCCGGGGCGCAGCATATCGAAAACGGCTGGCCGCAGGAAGGTTTCCGAGAAAGTTATACCCGTCATGCCAAGGCGCTGGTCGCTGTCGGTAGTGGTGCGGGCAGTGACCGCGCGTTTGGTCTTGAGACCGAAATTGTGGCGCTTGCGAACCCCTATGCCGCAGGCTTTGACGGGCGGATGCCGGTGCGGGTGCTCTATCAGGGCGCACCGCGTACCGGTGCCCAGGTTGAAGTATTTGACCGCGCGCCGGATGGCTCGGTGACGGTCAGTTTAGCACAGACAGATGACAGTGGTACAACGGAGATCACCGTGACGCCAGGCCATGATTACCTGCTCGATGCGGTGGTGCTCCGCGAAAGCCCCGAGGCAGGCACGGCAGAGAACGCGCCGGTCTGGGAGACACTCTGGGCGGCGCTGACGTTTTCGGTCCCGCAGTAA
- a CDS encoding PfkB family carbohydrate kinase, producing the protein MKDTPDILCIGSVLWDVIGRSASVMRQGSDVPGRITRLPGGVALNIAMTLTRFGLTPALLTAIGRDAEGDELIAACAARGMNTDCVYRSDDLPTDVYMAVEGANGLIAAIADAHSLEAAGAKILRPLSDGRLARTGAPWDGPVALDGNLTLSLLSEIARSPLLAEADLRVAPASPGKAERLLPFVQSGRGTLYVNLEEAGLLCQTRFTGSRDAAAGLLARGASRVLVTDGGADATEGRPDGSLTRTPPQVLVTRVTGAGDTFMAAHIAAERDSAAPDDALAMALDAAASYVSGETAL; encoded by the coding sequence ATGAAAGATACCCCTGACATTCTGTGCATCGGTTCGGTGCTCTGGGACGTGATCGGCCGCTCGGCCAGTGTGATGCGGCAGGGCTCGGATGTGCCGGGTCGGATCACCCGCCTGCCCGGCGGTGTGGCGCTTAACATTGCCATGACCCTTACCCGGTTCGGGCTGACCCCGGCGCTTCTGACGGCGATCGGCCGCGATGCCGAAGGTGATGAGTTGATTGCGGCCTGTGCGGCGCGCGGAATGAACACCGATTGTGTGTATCGTTCGGATGATCTGCCTACGGATGTCTATATGGCCGTTGAAGGCGCTAACGGGCTGATTGCGGCCATTGCGGATGCGCATTCGCTTGAGGCGGCCGGGGCCAAGATCCTCAGACCGCTTTCGGATGGCCGGCTCGCGCGCACAGGCGCACCATGGGACGGTCCGGTGGCGCTGGATGGAAATCTGACGCTGAGCCTCCTGTCGGAAATCGCCCGCAGCCCGTTGCTCGCGGAAGCGGATCTGCGGGTCGCCCCGGCCTCTCCCGGCAAGGCGGAACGCCTGCTGCCATTTGTGCAGAGCGGACGGGGTACTCTCTATGTCAATCTCGAGGAGGCAGGACTTTTGTGCCAGACCCGTTTTACCGGATCGCGCGATGCCGCTGCGGGGTTGCTGGCGCGCGGTGCAAGTCGTGTGCTGGTGACCGACGGCGGCGCAGATGCGACCGAGGGCCGTCCGGACGGGTCCCTCACCCGCACCCCGCCGCAGGTCCTGGTCACGCGTGTAACGGGCGCGGGCGACACCTTTATGGCTGCGCATATCGCGGCCGAACGCGATAGCGCCGCGCCCGATGATGCCCTCGCAATGGCGCTTGATGCCGCCGCAAGTTATGTCTCCGGAGAAACAGCCCTATGA
- a CDS encoding pseudouridine-5'-phosphate glycosidase gives MTSLPLIRSAEVAAAQASGKAVVALESTIITHGMPWPQNFEVARQVEDDIRAGGATPATIAVLDGTLCIGLEPEQLETLAQARGVAKLSRADLAACMATGGTGATTVAATMIAAHLAAIEVFATGGIGGVHRGAEDSFDISADLMELAQTPVSVIAAGAKAILDVDKTLEVLETQGVPVIAVGQDSFPAFWSAGSALRAPLRLDTAEEIAKAHHMRGLLGLPGGQLVANPIPADDEIPSSELAPVIARAQADARAHDIRGKAVTPYLLQRIYELTEGRSLTANIALVRNNARLAAQIARALCTLRAPG, from the coding sequence ATGACCTCCCTTCCCCTGATCCGAAGCGCCGAAGTGGCCGCAGCACAGGCCTCCGGCAAAGCTGTTGTGGCACTCGAAAGCACGATCATCACCCACGGCATGCCCTGGCCGCAGAATTTCGAGGTGGCCCGCCAGGTCGAGGATGACATCCGCGCCGGTGGGGCAACACCTGCAACCATCGCGGTGCTGGACGGCACGCTTTGTATCGGGCTTGAACCTGAACAGCTTGAGACCCTGGCACAGGCGCGCGGGGTTGCGAAACTGTCGCGGGCTGATCTTGCGGCCTGCATGGCAACGGGCGGCACCGGAGCCACCACGGTCGCGGCCACGATGATTGCCGCACACCTTGCTGCTATCGAAGTCTTTGCCACGGGCGGGATCGGCGGCGTGCACCGGGGCGCCGAAGACAGCTTTGATATCTCCGCTGATCTGATGGAGCTGGCGCAGACGCCTGTGAGCGTGATCGCGGCGGGGGCCAAGGCGATCCTCGATGTCGACAAAACGCTCGAAGTGCTCGAGACCCAGGGGGTGCCGGTCATTGCGGTGGGTCAGGACAGTTTCCCGGCCTTCTGGAGTGCAGGATCAGCGCTGCGCGCGCCCCTGCGCTTGGACACGGCCGAAGAGATCGCGAAGGCTCATCACATGCGGGGGCTGCTCGGGCTGCCTGGCGGACAGCTTGTTGCCAACCCGATTCCGGCAGACGATGAAATTCCCTCATCCGAGCTTGCGCCGGTCATTGCCCGCGCTCAGGCGGATGCGCGTGCTCATGATATCCGCGGCAAGGCAGTGACCCCGTATCTGTTGCAGCGCATCTACGAGCTGACTGAAGGGCGCTCGCTCACAGCTAATATCGCCCTGGTGCGCAACAATGCCCGGCTGGCAGCGCAGATTGCCCGCGCGCTGTGCACACTGCGCGCGCCGGGCTGA
- a CDS encoding DUF502 domain-containing protein: MNTPFDPEPPSTRRSLLARSRANFLTGLVVIAPVGLTIWLIWSVVGWIDGFVLPLVPRSYQPDRLIQDLLGLDPSVQINVRGIGVVIFLLFTGLVGWMAKGIIGRSMIRFAESLVERTPVVRTIYSGIKQISETVFAQSERSFERACVIEYPRKGIWAIGFISTNTKGEIARRSNDGGAMLSIFLPTTPNPTSGFLLFVPEEDVTELEMTVEDAAKLVISAGLVYPNGKNPDRPPDRL, encoded by the coding sequence ATGAACACACCCTTTGATCCTGAGCCCCCCAGCACCCGACGCAGTCTGCTGGCCAGATCGCGCGCCAACTTCCTGACCGGCCTTGTGGTGATCGCGCCTGTGGGGCTGACGATCTGGCTGATCTGGTCGGTGGTGGGATGGATCGACGGCTTTGTGCTGCCACTTGTCCCGCGCTCTTATCAACCCGACCGCCTTATCCAGGACCTGCTGGGGCTCGACCCGTCAGTGCAGATCAACGTGCGCGGAATCGGCGTGGTGATCTTTCTGCTCTTCACGGGTCTGGTCGGGTGGATGGCCAAGGGCATCATCGGCCGTTCGATGATCCGTTTTGCCGAGAGCCTTGTTGAGCGCACGCCGGTGGTCCGCACGATCTATTCTGGTATCAAACAGATTTCCGAGACAGTTTTTGCCCAGTCGGAACGCTCCTTTGAGCGCGCCTGTGTGATTGAATATCCGCGCAAGGGCATCTGGGCCATCGGGTTCATCTCGACCAATACCAAAGGCGAGATCGCCCGGCGCAGTAATGACGGGGGGGCGATGCTCAGCATCTTCCTGCCCACGACGCCGAACCCCACATCCGGCTTTCTGCTCTTTGTGCCGGAGGAAGACGTCACCGAGCTTGAAATGACAGTTGAGGATGCGGCGAAACTGGTGATTTCGGCAGGGCTTGTCTATCCAAACGGCAAAAATCCGGACCGGCCACCCGACAGGCTCTGA